The [Pseudomonas] carboxydohydrogena genome includes a window with the following:
- the rfbB gene encoding dTDP-glucose 4,6-dehydratase produces MTALSSSPILVTGGAGFIGSNFIRVWLGRETAPIVNLDKLTYAGNLENFSDLTSQQLEFVHGDIGDVALLKKLLARVRPRAIVNFAAESHVDRSIHGPGDFIATNVVGTFHLLECAREYWSHLGKAEQDAFRFLHVSTDEVYGTLSADDPAFSETNAYLPNSPYAASKAASDHLVRAWYHTYGLPVITTNCSNNYGPYQFPEKLIPLMIHNAITGKPLPVYGDGLQIRDWLHVEDHCEAIRRVLAAGQLGETYNIGGNSEKANIDVVHTLCGILDAEHPRSDGQSYTTQIAFVKDRPGHDRRYAIDATRIKNELGWTPKETFESGLLKTVRWYLANSTWTDRVISGAYRDWIQKNYSAR; encoded by the coding sequence ATGACCGCACTCTCCTCCTCTCCCATCCTCGTCACCGGCGGCGCGGGATTTATCGGCTCGAACTTCATCCGGGTCTGGCTGGGGCGCGAGACCGCGCCAATCGTTAATCTCGACAAGCTGACATACGCGGGCAATCTCGAAAACTTCAGCGATCTCACCAGTCAGCAACTCGAGTTCGTTCACGGCGACATCGGAGATGTCGCGCTGCTGAAGAAGCTGCTCGCGCGTGTGCGCCCTCGCGCCATCGTCAATTTCGCGGCCGAGTCCCATGTCGATCGCTCCATCCACGGTCCCGGCGATTTCATCGCAACCAATGTCGTCGGCACGTTTCATTTGCTGGAGTGCGCGAGAGAATATTGGTCGCATCTGGGCAAAGCCGAGCAGGACGCATTCCGCTTCCTCCATGTCTCGACGGACGAGGTCTACGGCACCCTGTCCGCGGACGATCCGGCCTTCTCCGAAACCAATGCCTATCTGCCGAACAGCCCTTACGCGGCATCGAAAGCCGCGTCGGATCATCTCGTCCGCGCCTGGTATCACACCTACGGGCTTCCGGTTATCACCACGAACTGCTCGAACAATTACGGCCCGTATCAGTTTCCTGAAAAGCTGATCCCGCTGATGATCCATAACGCCATCACCGGTAAGCCGCTGCCTGTCTATGGCGACGGACTTCAGATCCGGGACTGGCTCCATGTCGAGGATCACTGCGAAGCCATCCGGCGCGTTCTCGCCGCAGGCCAGCTCGGCGAGACTTACAACATCGGCGGCAACAGCGAGAAAGCCAACATCGACGTGGTTCATACGCTTTGCGGCATTCTGGACGCCGAGCATCCCCGCTCCGATGGTCAGTCCTATACAACCCAGATTGCATTCGTGAAGGACAGGCCCGGACACGATCGCCGCTATGCCATCGACGCCACGCGGATCAAAAATGAACTCGGCTGGACACCGAAGGAGACCTTCGAATCCGGCCTGCTCAAAACCGTCCGCTGGTATCTTGCCAATTCAACCTGGACCGACCGCGTGATTTCCGGCGCATACCGCGACTGGATTCAGAAGAATTATTCGGCACGGTGA
- the rfbD gene encoding dTDP-4-dehydrorhamnose reductase, translating to MAKLGDVAAHNRTTCDLGDADQLRNVIRATRPDLIVNAVAYTAVDKAETDAALCHRINAEAPGILAEEAKALGAWLIHYSTDYVFDGSKTAAYAENDPPSPLSVYGRSKLAGDDAIASALPDHSILRVSWVYGVTGRNFAKTILKLASERDELRIVADQFGAPTSAELIAETTAEIIARYLASPHRGNAALARGIFNLAPSGRTSWHHYAVELVREAERQGWPLKLSEDRIIPISTEDYPTPAARPRNSLLDTTKLRHLLGYDLPQWQTPLREFIAQLHDVNRQA from the coding sequence TTGGCAAAGCTCGGAGACGTTGCCGCGCACAACCGCACAACGTGCGATCTCGGCGACGCAGACCAACTGCGGAACGTCATCCGCGCAACCCGCCCCGACCTGATCGTCAATGCCGTAGCCTACACCGCCGTCGACAAGGCCGAGACGGACGCAGCCCTTTGCCACAGGATCAATGCCGAAGCGCCCGGCATTCTCGCCGAGGAAGCCAAGGCTCTGGGTGCATGGCTGATCCATTATTCAACGGATTACGTTTTCGACGGAAGCAAAACGGCAGCCTATGCCGAGAACGATCCCCCCTCTCCGCTCAGCGTCTATGGCCGCTCGAAACTCGCCGGCGATGACGCCATCGCATCGGCCCTGCCGGACCATTCCATTCTGCGCGTTAGCTGGGTCTATGGCGTGACGGGCCGGAATTTCGCAAAGACCATCCTGAAGCTCGCCTCGGAGCGAGACGAATTGCGCATCGTCGCCGACCAATTCGGCGCCCCGACATCGGCTGAGCTGATTGCGGAGACCACGGCCGAGATCATCGCGCGCTATCTTGCCTCACCCCATCGCGGAAATGCCGCGCTCGCTCGCGGGATTTTCAACCTTGCCCCTTCGGGACGCACGTCGTGGCATCACTATGCCGTCGAACTCGTTCGCGAGGCAGAACGGCAAGGCTGGCCGCTCAAACTCTCCGAGGACAGGATCATCCCCATTTCAACGGAGGACTATCCGACGCCCGCCGCGCGCCCCCGGAATTCGCTTCTCGACACGACAAAGCTGCGCCATCTGCTTGGCTACGACCTTCCCCAATGGCAAACTCCGCTGCGGGAATTCATTGCCCAATTACATGACGTGAACAGACAGGCTTGA